One window from the genome of Flexibacter flexilis DSM 6793 encodes:
- a CDS encoding Rpn family recombination-promoting nuclease/putative transposase: protein MKAKYINPYTDFGFKKIFGEEASKPLLIDFLNALLPEQHKITDLTFKNTEQLGLTDLDRKAIYDIYCENDKGEKFIVELQKAKQNYFKERTVYYSTFPIREQAEKGNWNYNLKAVYCIGILDFTFDDHDSSPNQNDVVHSIKLKNQHNKVFYEKLHFIYLEMPNFAKQEYELQTRLDKWLYFIKHLEDFQQIPTIFNDEIFKEAFNKAELANLGQTELDKYESSLKVYRDLKGVIDTAFDEGKLEGKLEIARKLLKSPLSDEEIASYTGLTVEQIRLLKADK from the coding sequence ATGAAGGCAAAATATATTAATCCGTACACTGATTTTGGATTTAAAAAGATTTTTGGGGAGGAAGCCAGTAAACCATTACTGATTGACTTTCTCAATGCCCTTTTGCCCGAACAACACAAAATTACAGACCTCACTTTCAAAAATACCGAACAACTCGGCCTTACCGATTTGGACAGAAAAGCCATTTACGATATTTATTGCGAAAACGACAAAGGCGAAAAATTTATCGTAGAGCTACAAAAGGCCAAACAAAATTATTTTAAAGAAAGAACGGTTTATTATTCTACCTTTCCCATTCGTGAGCAGGCCGAAAAAGGGAATTGGAATTATAACTTAAAGGCAGTCTATTGTATTGGTATTCTTGATTTTACATTTGATGACCATGACAGCAGCCCCAACCAAAACGACGTAGTACACAGCATCAAACTCAAAAATCAGCACAATAAAGTTTTTTATGAAAAGCTACATTTCATTTACTTAGAAATGCCAAATTTTGCCAAGCAAGAATATGAATTACAAACGCGTTTGGACAAATGGTTGTATTTCATCAAACATTTAGAAGATTTCCAACAGATTCCCACGATTTTCAATGACGAAATTTTCAAAGAAGCCTTCAACAAAGCAGAATTAGCCAATTTGGGACAAACCGAGTTGGACAAATACGAAAGCAGTTTGAAAGTTTACAGAGACTTAAAAGGCGTGATTGATACCGCTTTCGACGAAGGAAAGTTAGAAGGAAAGTTAGAAATTGCAAGAAAACTACTGAAAAGTCCATTGTCCGACGAAGAAATCGCCAGCTACACGGGTTTGACAGTTGAACAAATACGATTATTAAAAGCTGATAAATGA
- the lipA gene encoding lipoyl synthase — protein sequence MIELPIISADANKKPRKPDWLRVKLPVGQAYANVRKLVDEYKLHTICESGNCPNMGECWGAGTATFMILGNVCTRSCSFCAVATGRPNEYDTDEPRRVAEAVKLMGVKHAVITSVNRDELKDRGAEIWYQTVKAVKELSPNTTIETLIPDVKGNWDALERMISAGQEVVSHNMETVAPLYRKVRPQARYERSLEQIQRTKDYGKRTKTGIMLGLGETKEDVYKAMDDLVAHGLDVLTLGQYLQPTKMHLEVAEFIHPDLFAHYKEVGLAKGLPYVESGPLVRSSYHAEKHV from the coding sequence ATGATAGAATTACCAATTATATCCGCAGATGCCAACAAAAAACCGCGCAAACCAGATTGGTTGCGTGTAAAATTACCTGTTGGGCAGGCTTATGCCAATGTTCGTAAGTTGGTAGATGAATACAAATTGCATACTATCTGCGAAAGCGGCAATTGTCCGAACATGGGCGAGTGCTGGGGAGCGGGTACGGCTACGTTTATGATTTTGGGTAATGTGTGTACGCGTAGTTGCTCGTTTTGTGCGGTGGCTACGGGTCGCCCAAACGAATACGACACCGACGAACCGCGCCGCGTGGCCGAAGCCGTAAAATTGATGGGCGTGAAACATGCTGTTATTACGTCCGTGAATCGCGATGAACTAAAAGACAGAGGTGCGGAAATTTGGTATCAGACCGTGAAAGCCGTGAAAGAACTTTCGCCGAATACCACTATCGAAACGCTTATCCCTGACGTAAAAGGAAATTGGGATGCGCTGGAGCGTATGATTAGCGCAGGGCAAGAGGTTGTTTCGCATAATATGGAGACGGTCGCGCCACTTTACAGAAAAGTGAGACCGCAGGCACGTTACGAACGTAGTTTGGAGCAAATCCAACGTACGAAAGATTACGGCAAACGTACTAAAACGGGTATCATGCTCGGACTTGGCGAAACCAAAGAAGACGTATATAAAGCAATGGACGATTTGGTAGCGCATGGTTTGGACGTACTCACGCTCGGCCAATACCTCCAACCAACCAAAATGCACTTGGAAGTTGCAGAGTTTATTCACCCAGATTTGTTTGCACACTACAAAGAAGTTGGCTTGGCCAAAGGCTTGCCTTATGTGGAGTCTGGTCCGTTGGTGCGCTCTTCGTACCACGCCGAGAAGCACGTATAA
- a CDS encoding TonB-dependent receptor: MKKTLLTLTFVSVLSLCVMAQQSISGRVLDASTQQPVAGANVSLLHSPQATVSDADGKFILSGLKAKDYVLQISFVGYETSRKTFTISDKDLDLSVSLQAGQQLNEAVIVSATRANSKSAVAYTNLSEKDIKAQNLGQDLPYLANFTPSVVVTSDAGAGVGYTGIRIRGNDIARTNITLNGIPVNEAESHVAYFVDLPDLASSVDNIQIQRGLGTSTNGAGAFGSSMNIQTTTLQRDAYAEANNTYGSFNTWKHTARFGTGLLNNRWAFDARLSKVTSDGYMDRANSDLKSFYTSGAYYGNKSLLKFVVMSGKETTYQAWNGVPESRVKGDKAAMQAYIDRNGLSAEDADNLLNSGRTYNSFTYKNQTDNYQQDYYQLHYSKELSPVWNLNLSAHYTKGGGYYEELKPNQSFSKYGLDNVTIGDSTITSTDLIRRRWLQTDYYGLTYSSAYQHGAWNFVLGGGAYGYKGHHFGEVVWAKYASNSSMEHRYYENRARKHDINTYFKTYFAANSNVDLFLDLQHRNVYYSFLGYNRDLESVQQSVSYNFFNPKVGFTYRLNPNNSVYAFGGIGNKEPNRDDLINSTPTSRPKAENLQNIEAGYRFADKKLSFSANYFLMNYKNQLVLTGKINDVGEYTRTNIAKSYRTGIEAEAAWNITDQLRWSVNVTLSQNRVIDFNEYVDNYDSGEQQQTVHSKADIAFSPRLLGGSVLSYSPLKNLTLNWQSKYVGKQYLDNTQNEARKMDAYWVNDLRINYIVKTSLLNEIAVTGLVSNIFDVKYVSNGYTYSYIYDDVRTDENFYFPQAGINFMLGVNVKF, encoded by the coding sequence ATGAAAAAAACATTACTTACGCTGACCTTTGTGTCGGTGTTGTCGCTTTGCGTGATGGCGCAGCAAAGCATTTCGGGGCGCGTGTTAGACGCAAGCACCCAACAACCCGTAGCAGGTGCAAACGTTTCGTTGTTGCACAGCCCACAAGCTACCGTTTCCGATGCCGATGGCAAGTTTATTTTATCTGGTCTCAAAGCCAAAGATTATGTGTTGCAAATCTCTTTCGTGGGCTACGAAACTTCACGTAAAACATTTACTATCAGCGACAAAGACCTTGATTTGTCGGTAAGTTTGCAAGCTGGCCAACAGCTCAATGAAGCCGTTATTGTGTCGGCTACCAGAGCCAACAGCAAATCCGCTGTGGCTTACACCAATCTTTCCGAAAAAGACATTAAAGCCCAAAATTTAGGACAAGATTTGCCTTATTTGGCCAACTTTACGCCGTCGGTTGTCGTTACTTCCGATGCTGGCGCGGGTGTGGGCTATACAGGTATTCGGATTCGCGGCAACGATATTGCTCGTACGAATATCACGCTAAACGGCATTCCTGTAAACGAAGCAGAATCGCACGTAGCGTATTTCGTGGATTTGCCCGACTTGGCCTCTTCTGTGGACAACATACAAATTCAGAGAGGTTTAGGAACTTCCACCAACGGCGCAGGCGCGTTTGGTTCGTCCATGAATATCCAGACAACGACTTTGCAGCGCGACGCTTACGCTGAAGCAAACAATACTTACGGCTCTTTCAATACTTGGAAACATACGGCACGTTTCGGTACAGGTTTGCTCAACAATCGTTGGGCTTTCGATGCGCGTTTGTCCAAAGTTACGTCGGACGGCTACATGGACAGAGCAAATTCTGACCTCAAATCTTTTTATACGTCTGGAGCTTATTACGGTAACAAAAGCCTGCTCAAATTCGTGGTAATGTCGGGCAAAGAAACCACGTATCAGGCTTGGAACGGCGTACCCGAATCGCGCGTAAAAGGCGACAAAGCCGCCATGCAAGCCTACATCGACCGCAACGGACTTTCGGCGGAAGATGCTGATAATCTGCTCAATTCGGGTAGAACCTACAACAGTTTTACCTACAAAAACCAAACGGATAATTACCAGCAAGATTATTACCAGTTGCATTATTCCAAAGAATTAAGCCCAGTTTGGAATTTGAATTTGTCGGCGCACTATACCAAAGGCGGCGGTTATTACGAGGAATTAAAACCCAACCAAAGTTTCAGCAAATACGGTTTGGATAATGTAACTATCGGCGACAGCACCATTACCAGTACAGATTTGATTCGCCGTCGTTGGTTGCAAACCGACTATTACGGACTTACTTACTCGTCGGCGTACCAGCACGGAGCTTGGAATTTTGTGTTGGGTGGCGGTGCGTATGGCTACAAAGGCCACCATTTCGGCGAGGTGGTTTGGGCAAAATATGCTTCTAACAGTTCAATGGAACATCGTTATTACGAAAATCGCGCACGCAAACACGACATCAACACGTATTTTAAAACGTATTTTGCGGCCAACAGCAACGTGGATTTGTTCTTGGATTTGCAGCATCGCAACGTTTATTATTCGTTTTTGGGTTATAACCGCGATTTGGAAAGTGTGCAACAATCTGTTTCGTACAATTTCTTTAACCCAAAAGTTGGATTTACTTACCGCCTTAACCCGAACAATTCAGTTTATGCGTTTGGGGGAATTGGCAACAAAGAACCTAACCGCGACGATTTGATTAACTCAACGCCTACGAGCCGCCCGAAAGCCGAAAACTTGCAAAATATAGAAGCGGGTTATCGTTTTGCAGATAAAAAGCTCTCATTTTCAGCGAATTATTTTTTGATGAATTATAAAAACCAATTGGTTCTGACAGGCAAAATCAATGACGTCGGCGAATACACGCGCACAAACATTGCCAAAAGTTACCGCACAGGCATCGAAGCAGAAGCCGCTTGGAACATTACCGACCAACTGCGTTGGAGTGTAAATGTAACGTTGAGCCAAAACCGCGTGATTGATTTTAATGAATATGTGGACAATTACGACTCTGGCGAGCAACAACAAACCGTTCATTCAAAAGCGGACATTGCATTTTCGCCGCGTTTGTTGGGCGGAAGCGTATTATCTTATTCGCCACTTAAAAACCTGACACTGAACTGGCAAAGTAAATATGTTGGCAAGCAATATTTGGATAACACCCAAAACGAAGCCCGCAAAATGGACGCGTATTGGGTGAATGACTTACGCATTAATTATATTGTGAAAACTTCTTTGCTGAACGAAATTGCCGTTACGGGCTTGGTTTCCAATATTTTTGATGTAAAATATGTGTCCAATGGCTACACGTACAGTTACATTTATGATGATGTACGCACGGACGAGAATTTTTATTTCCCGCAAGCAGGCATCAATTTCATGTTGGGTGTAAATGTGAAGTTCTAA
- a CDS encoding tetratricopeptide repeat protein, protein MGKKILLLGLIILLLSAKSYGYFTMTPALDMAHSQLLELRIFSAQKIIQEEKIKQPENSLCYYLESYLMVTKILLEDDKNLYEKLAKNEDYFLKKTAEDSDKNSPYYAFVRAEIKLQWAFVKTKFGDEISAAWSMRQAYKLLSENTRSFPDFLPQRKSLGMLQILIGSVPEQYTWIVHTAGLYGDIKTGMTNMKAASRLADNFGEEAQLLTALVQVYILHQPQEAIATLAAKYKANSSNLLVCFLYGTVLCKNAQSEAALPVFLNYPKGADYGHLMTISYMIGEIFLQKSQYEKAITYYDFFIKKHKGINYKKDAHYKIFLAYWLQNKRKEAQLYFDKIRTEGRSTVEADRYAAQVYEQGAWPNPVLMHVRLATDGGYHEQAQEALKQLNTNILSKNKKDLVEYFYRSARLYHQTRDTAQAIYFYKQTVEQGKDLPYYFAANSALQLGYLYQAQGNAAAACQSFERTLAFRKHEYKNSLDNKAKAAISALNCR, encoded by the coding sequence ATGGGAAAAAAAATATTGCTGCTTGGGTTAATAATTTTGCTGCTTTCTGCTAAAAGTTATGGCTATTTTACCATGACTCCCGCCTTAGATATGGCGCATAGCCAGTTATTAGAATTACGGATTTTTTCGGCACAAAAAATTATTCAAGAAGAAAAAATAAAACAGCCTGAAAATAGCCTATGTTATTATCTGGAAAGTTATTTGATGGTTACCAAAATTCTGTTGGAAGATGACAAAAATTTGTATGAAAAATTAGCTAAAAATGAAGATTATTTTTTGAAAAAAACAGCAGAAGATAGCGATAAAAATTCACCTTATTACGCATTCGTGCGAGCAGAAATAAAGTTGCAATGGGCTTTTGTCAAAACCAAATTCGGGGACGAAATCAGTGCGGCGTGGAGTATGCGCCAAGCCTACAAACTTCTTTCCGAAAATACACGTAGTTTCCCTGATTTTTTGCCGCAGCGCAAATCTTTAGGAATGTTGCAAATCTTAATTGGCTCTGTTCCTGAGCAATATACATGGATTGTACATACGGCTGGGCTTTACGGAGACATCAAAACGGGCATGACCAACATGAAAGCGGCCAGCCGTTTGGCGGATAATTTTGGGGAAGAAGCACAATTGCTTACGGCTTTGGTTCAGGTGTATATTTTGCATCAGCCGCAAGAAGCCATCGCCACTTTAGCTGCCAAATACAAAGCCAATTCCAGCAATTTGTTAGTTTGTTTTTTGTACGGGACAGTGCTTTGTAAAAATGCACAAAGTGAAGCGGCTTTGCCTGTATTTTTGAATTATCCGAAAGGCGCAGATTATGGCCATTTGATGACGATAAGTTATATGATTGGTGAAATTTTTTTACAAAAAAGTCAATATGAAAAAGCAATTACTTACTATGATTTTTTTATAAAAAAACATAAAGGAATTAATTATAAAAAAGATGCGCATTACAAAATATTTTTGGCGTATTGGCTACAAAACAAAAGAAAAGAAGCGCAACTTTATTTTGATAAAATACGCACTGAAGGCCGCAGCACGGTAGAAGCAGACCGCTACGCGGCGCAAGTTTATGAGCAAGGCGCGTGGCCAAATCCTGTGCTTATGCACGTGCGATTGGCCACTGATGGCGGCTATCACGAACAGGCTCAAGAAGCACTTAAACAACTGAATACAAATATTTTATCCAAAAATAAAAAGGATTTGGTAGAATATTTTTACAGGTCGGCGCGACTGTATCACCAGACACGCGACACGGCGCAAGCCATTTATTTCTATAAACAAACCGTGGAGCAGGGGAAAGATTTGCCTTACTATTTTGCAGCAAATTCGGCTTTGCAGTTGGGTTATTTGTATCAGGCGCAAGGCAACGCGGCGGCGGCGTGCCAGTCTTTTGAACGTACACTTGCGTTTCGGAAGCACGAGTATAAAAATAGTTTAGACAATAAGGCAAAAGCGGCGATTTCTGCGTTAAATTGTAGGTAG
- a CDS encoding MarR family winged helix-turn-helix transcriptional regulator: MRIEDEIKQKTFSSEGQKASINIMFTASWVRGQVNCQLRPNDLTPEQYNVLRILNGQHPNAISLKGITERMIDRNSNTSRIVDKLKAKGLVSRETDEIDRRGCNIAITQEGLDMLKEIEIRWPDHNVMSEKLTVEELETLNKLLDKIRS, from the coding sequence ATGCGCATCGAAGACGAAATCAAACAAAAGACATTTAGCAGCGAAGGCCAAAAAGCCAGCATTAATATTATGTTTACGGCCAGTTGGGTACGTGGGCAAGTGAATTGCCAGTTGCGCCCCAACGACCTGACACCCGAACAGTACAATGTATTGCGCATTCTGAACGGGCAACATCCGAATGCCATTTCGCTGAAAGGCATCACCGAACGCATGATAGACCGCAACTCGAACACCTCGCGGATTGTAGATAAGCTAAAAGCGAAGGGTTTGGTCAGTAGAGAAACCGACGAAATAGACCGCCGTGGCTGTAACATTGCCATCACGCAAGAGGGTTTGGACATGCTCAAAGAGATAGAAATACGTTGGCCAGACCACAATGTTATGAGTGAAAAACTCACGGTGGAGGAACTGGAAACGCTTAATAAATTGCTTGATAAAATCAGAAGTTAA